CAATTACTAGAAAATTTCCAAATATTCAAAGAAGACTTCCTTGAAGTACACAAAATCAATGCAACATTTTTACAAAAATATCTCTCAAAATTACAAGAACCAATAAAAATGGAATTAATGTCAAAACTAACACCAATAAACACCATATTTAATGCCAGTTTTGAAAAATATTCAAAAAATATAAACAAACCAGCAGATGATATCGTAAAAAATTATAATGCCTATATTAAAGCAATGAACACAGAAATCAAAGACAAGATTGCAAAATTAGAGGAAGAAACTCTGCCAATGTATAACAAATACAAACTGCCTAGTTTAAATAATAAAATATCAGACATAGGTGTTGATAAAGATGGAAACATCATTCCCGTACTTAAAGACTCAAAAGGTCAAATAACGGATTTATTATTTTACGATCAAAACTACAATTTAATTCCATTTAAAGAATATCAAAAACATGGGGTTAAATTTGAGATCATTAAAGATGATAACAATTACTTCAAAGAACTACTAAATGTCTACTATCTTGATTCAAATAATACTCAAGTTACTATTGATTATTATAAAAATAATATTGATACCATTCCCTACTATATAGATTTAAAAGAGAATAAAGATAATTTTCTGAAGAGTATTAAACTTAAAAACGAATACAAAACATACATCGAAGAAAAACGTAAGCTCAAAGTATTAGTAAGCAATGATAATTTAGACGAATTTAAAGTCTTTTTAGAACAAAATCCAAACACTTTTTCATTAAACACAATATTCTCCGATGGAAATCCTGTATTCATTCACGCAGTAAAATCAAAATCCAAGAATATAATAAATTATGCAATGTCAAAAAATTGCAACATCAACCTAACAGATCAGGAAGCCAAAAACGCCCTTCACAATGCTATAATTAGCGGATACGACATAAACTTCATTAGATCTCTTATAAAAAAAGGAGCAAATCCACATATAAGAGACTTAAATAAAAAGTTACCATCCGATTATGCTTCCAAGAACGGAGAAATCTATAAATATTTAAACACTATTACAAAATAAATAACATTTGTAACTTTTCAAATATAATCAAGATAATTAATTATTGATTATTATTACTTTAAATATAGTATATATTAATTAAATTAATTAATATATACTATATTTAAAGATTGAAAGTGAACACGAGGAGAATTTATTATGATTACCACTTCAAACAAATTTGCTATTTTGCAAAAAATCGGTAAAGCCTTCATGTTACCAATAGCCCTTCTACCAGCAGCCGGACTTTTGCTAGGAATTGGTGGTGCATTTACCAATGAAACAATGATTCAAGCTTATAGCCTTGAAAATACTTTGGGACAAGGAACCCTTTTAAACATCATTCTATCAGTCATGAGAGACACTGGTGGTGTGGTATTTGAAAATTTACCGCTAATATTCTCATTAGGCATTGCCATTGGTCTTGCAAATGTAGAAAAAGGTTCCGCGGGACTTGCTGGAGGAATTGGATTTTTAATTATGCACAAAGCTATAAACAGTACCCTTACAATACAAGGAATAACTACCGAAACAGTTAATTCTGCTTATTTAATGACAACAGGACTCAATGAAGCACAAGCTGTTGCAAAATCATTTGAATATACAAATGTACTTGGCATGCACACTCTTCAGATAGGAGTACTTGGGGGCATGATCTCAGGGTTCATTGCTGCATATCTTCACAACAAGTACTACGACATTAAACTACCTCAATTTTTAGCATTCTTTGGGGGAACAAGATTTGTCCCAATAGTTACAACCGGAACAATGTTAATTATTGGTATAATGCTTGTATTTATTTGGCCTCCCATACAAAGCGTAATTGCCATGACAGGTAAAATTGTAGAACAATCTGGTTACTTTGGTTCATTTCTGTTTGGCATCATTGAAAGAACACTAGTTCCAACAGGCCTTCACCACATATTTTATATGCCATTCTGGCAAACACCTTTAGGAGGAACAATGGAAATTAATGGAGAATTAGTCTCAGGTGCACAAAAAATATTTTTCGCACAACTTGCAGATCCAAACTTCTCAGGACACTTTGAAGTTACAAAAGGAACAAGGTTTTGGGTTGGAAAATGGCCAGGACACGCATTTGGACTTCCTGGAGCAGCACTTGCAATGTGGTGGGTAGCAAAACCTGAACGCAAAAAAGAAATGGCAGCATTCTTAGGTTCTGTAGCATTCACATCATTCTTAACAGGAATAACAGAACCCATTGAATTTACATTCCTTTTTGCAGCCCCTATTCTATTCTTTGGATTTAACGTCTTTATGTACGGCATGGGGTTTGTATTGATGCATCTTTTAAACGTTGGAGTAGGAGTAACATTTGCAGACGGATTTATTGATTACCTCCTTTATGGAATACTTCAAGGAAATGAAAGAACAAGTTGGATAAACATACTCTACGTCGGAATACCTTATTTCTTTATATACTTCTTCGTCTTTAAATGGACTATAGTCAGATTTGACTTTAAAACTCCAGGCAGAGAAGACGACGGAGTAACTGCTACAAGGGCAAGTTCAAAAGAAATACTTGATAATTTAAGAGAAGTTACAACTAAAACCATCAAAGGCCTTGGGGGAATTGCTAATATTAAATATAACAGTGCCTGCATTACAAAACTCAGAATTGAAGTATATGACATCAATCTTGTTAAAGATAATGCTTATTTTAAATCAATTGGTGCTAAAGGAATTATAAGACAAGATAAAGGATTACAAATTATATTTGGTGTTGTATCAGATAATGTCAACACAGAAATAGAAAAAATTATGAAAGAACTACAAACATCTCAACAATGACAACTTAAAAGGAATGAGTGGTACTCATTCCTTGACAATAATTTTGTCCTTAATTTTATTTACAAGATCGACAAATATTGCTAATATTAATCATATAATATAATTAAAAATGTTAATTATATTAAATTTTAACAACAATTTAAGGGAGGGGATGTTATGTCAATATCACCAGGATCTATATTTACAACATTACAGAAGGTAGGAAAAGCTTTTATGTTACCAATAGCTCTTTTACCAATAGCTGGTCTTTTACTAGGAATTGGTGGAGCACTTACCAACAAAACAATGATTCAAACTTATGGAATTGAGGACATACTTGGAGAGGGAACTTTAACAAGTTCAATACTATCTTTAATGAAATATACAGGTGAAATAATTTTCGCAAACTTACCTTTAATGTTTGCAGTGGCAATTCCAATTGGATTGGCAAAAGCTGAAAAAGGAACAGCGGCTCTTGCTGGAGTTGTAGGATTTTTAGTTATGCATCAAACTATAAATGGAATTTTATCTCTTCAAGGCATTAATGCTTCAACTGTAAATGTAGAAGCATTAATAGCAATTGGAACACCTGAAGCAGAGGCAATCGCAAAAAGCCAAGAATACACAAATGTACTTGGAATCTTTTCTCTTCAAATGAGCGTAATGGGAGGCATGGTAGCGGGATTTATTGCAGTAATGCTTCATAACAGACTGCATAATATCCAGCTACCAACATTTCTAGCATTTTTTGGAGGATCAAGATTCATTCCCATCATCACCACTCTTGTAATGTTCATGGTAGGAATAATTTTAACATGCATTTGGCCAGTCATTCAAGGAATGATGATCTCATTTGGAAATATTATAGAACAATCTGGTTATTTTGGTTCATTCGCATATGGAGCAATAAAAAGGTCTTTAATACCTTTTGGTCTTCATCACATATTTTATATGCCATTCTGGCAAACATCTTTGGGTGGAACAATGGAAATTAATGGAGAACTAGTCTCAGGTGCACAAAATATCTTCTTCAAACAACTCTCAGATCCTAATACTGTACATTTTGAAGTTACAAGAGGAACACGATTTTTTAGTGGTGAATTTATAGTAATGATTTTTGGATTACCTGGCGCTGCTCTTGCAATGTATCATACCGCAAAAAATGAGAATAAAAAAAACACAGCTTCTCTATTATTATCAGCTAGTTTCACATCAATGCTAACAGGAATAACAGAACCTCTTGAATTTGCATTCCTTTTTGCAGCGCCTGCCCTCTACTATCTTGTATATGTTCCTTTATTTGGATTGGCTCATCTATTAGCACATGTTTTCAATATTGGAGTTGGATTAACATTCTCTGGAGGATTTATCGATATGTTCCTATTTGGAATACTGCAAGGCAATAGCAAAACAACTTGGATAATGATTCCTATTATTGGAATATTTTACTTCATTGGATTTTATTACATTTTCAAACTTGCAATCATAAAATTCAATCTAAAAACACCAGGCCGTGAAGAAGTAGAAGAAGTTACAAAAACAAGTCCACAAAAAACAGCAATATCAGAAATTGCCAGAAAAGTACTAGAAGGACTTGGGGGTAGAGACAACATCACATATCTTGACGCATGTGCATCAAGACTAAGAATAAATGTCAATAAAATAGAACTAGTTAAATCTGTCACTTATTTTAAATCCATTGGAGCAAGCGGAATGCTTCAAAAAGGAAATGGTATCCAAATTATATTTGGAGGATTATCTGACAATATAAGAATGGAAATGGATAAAACTTACATCAATTCTTAAGAAAGCTTTAAGAATATAAAATAGCAATAAGAGGGGTTTTATTTTAAAATAGCTCCTCTTATATTTTATAAAAAAGGATAAGAATATGCACAAATACCAATACCTCATTTCTGGAAAAGTACAAGGTGTAGGATTTAGGTTTTTTACAGAACAAATCGCAACTAAAATAGCAATCAAAGGATTTGTTAAGAACCTAGATGATGGAAAAGTTGAAATAGTAGCTTTTTTCGACAATAAAGAACAAATTGAATTATTTGAAAACACCTTAAAAAAAGGCAATGGTTACTCAAAAATTGAAAACATAGAAAAAAAAATCTTAGACGAAAGATATCCCTTCGATTTCAAGAACTTTTGTTCCTACTACTAATATTTCTATTAATCTTACCCTTAATTACTTTCATCTTACCAATTTTTGCTTTAGTTCCACCCTTATTTGCAAAATTAAGGGACTTTGAACTAGATTGAAAGAAACGCTCAACCCTGAACTTCAAAAAGTCTAATGACTTTTTATCCTTACAAAAAATATTTAGATTGCCATCCGAAAATTTAATGTCAAGCCCATAGTTAGTTTCTGTCCTTAAAAAATTACAAGAAATAAATTCTCCATTTAATTTACTTCTTTTAAAAAGGAAAAAATATTTCTTACCTCTCTTAGAGTCTCTAAAATCAATTTTCAACCAATCTTGCATCGGTTGAATTGAAACCAAACTATCATAAAGATAGGAAATATAAATCATTCTATTACCATCGACACTTAATGTCTTCTTAAAAAAATAAAGAAATCCTGTATCCATACAATTAACAAATATATTACAAATCAAAATATTTTAAAAAACTCTAAATTAGTCAAAATAAATATTAAACATCAAAATAAAATTAACTTTTTTACAATATACCTAAACATCATATTCAAAAATCAAGGCTAAATACTCACCAAGTTTTGCATAATTATAATTATAACCATATTTTTGCTTGAAAGACTTACGAATTTTAACATTAAGGCCCCTTAGCATTTCCAATTTCTCTAAACCATCTTCGATCATCAGCTCTTTAATTACATGCAAAGTCTTGACGTAATTTTCATCCATAACACCACACTCCTCTATCAAAACATTTAATCTTTGCATAGTAACAACAGAATATGTAGTCTTTCTCCTAACATACGTGCATATCCGTCTTTTAATCAATTTAAGCAAATCAATATCAGCATTATCATCTAAAGTCTCCAAGATATAACGATTGTAATGAAAAGCGGTTATTATATCATCATGTTCATGTCCTAAAACCGTGGTTATCCACAAATTGAGCTCCATATTTTTTGGAGCAAATGCAAGGTAAGAAAACCTACTATAAAGCCTTCGACAAAAATAAACTGACTCTTCAGGTTCAAATATATTTTCAAAGATCTTACGAAATAGCCTATTATAACTATAAGCAAGATTTGAGGATATAATTTCTTTTGAAAGTTTTTCTGTCCTCTCCATATATCTTATCTCTTCTATTGAATCAATAATCAATTTAGAATCAGCAAAAGTGGGAAAAACAATTTCATGAATTAAATTATGCTCTTTCTTCTTTGCAATATGCTTCATGAAAATATGTTCACTATCTTCAACATAAAATTTAGATATTTTCATTATTTCAACAGGACGCCGTCCGGTTGCCATTAATACTCCATAAAACTTTAATCGAATATCCCTTTTTTGAGTCAACAAAATATTTATTATCTCAATATAAGTTTTTAAGTTTATCTTAACCGGTATCTGCTCTTTTCTATAACTATTAATTTTTGAAATCTTATAATGATGGGAATAATTATTTAACCATTCAGGACTTTTAAACAAACTTAGGAAAAACTCAAAATAAACCTTTTTACCTAAAATATTATTAGAAACCATCAACTCCTCAATTTTACATAAATCTTTTATATCGATATTAGATAGTGCCTTTACTTTTTTAGGAATCCAAAAAAATAAAAGCTTATTTTTTTGTCTTATCTCCTCAATCACTGAAAGATTGATATATTCCTTTATTATTTTACGGGTTTTAGAAAGATTCAATATGATTGAAAGATTAGTAAACTTATCCTTCCTTAAGAGAATACCTCTATGTTTCTCAGCAAGAGTACTCAGACTTTCATTTAATTTAGAATATGAAATCTCATATTTCAAATACTTAACATATATTGCTTCCAAGTTTTTTCTAAAAAACTCAAGCTCTTTTTTTATATTAACTTTCAAAGACATACTAAACAAATTATAGCAAGAAAAAATAATAAGAACATCTACTTAAACTACTATCAACTTATAAAACAAAACAATTTACTAAACACATACTTAAATAAAAAGTATAATAACAAAGAATTACCAATAAAGTTTCTATTATCACATAAATCTCTCAATAGCCTTAAAAACATAGTAATAGAAAACAATATATGCCTCTCTTAAAGTAGAATACTTGGAACTTCCCACAAAATACATAAGTTCACTTGTACTTGAATTAATATCATCTTCATGGTTTCTAATCTCAAATTCACGGTTAATCTTTTTTATATGCTCTAAACTAAAAGTATAAGTAGAAAATTGACTATTATTAGCTATATCAAGCTCACTTTTTAATACAATTTCTCTTTTAAATATTTTTTTAACTTGAAACTCAAATGAATTGGGAGGAATAGCATTAAAAAAATCAAACTTAAATCCAAAATCAAAAATAAACCCAAATTTATAATCCAATAAACCTGCAACTTTTGAATACAAAATTACCTGCATCTCAATATTTTGCGTATCTTTATCCAAGATAAAGTAATAAGAATAACCATTAATATCCTTAACAGAATCAAAATACTCTTTAGAATGAACTCGGGTTCTAAATTTATTACCACCTAAATATTCATAACCTGCAATTTCCAATTTTATTGATTCTTCTAAAGGAAGGAAAAATCTTGATGCAGTATCAAAATTGCAAGAACAAAAGATGAAAATGCAAAGTAAAACAATCTTATAAACTACTTTCAACAAACCCTCGTGATAAAATCTACCTATTATTAAAAAAGAATATCTAAATATCTACTTAATAATATATCAAACAATTCACAAACAAGAACAAAATAATTTTACTATTATTAAAATAAAACAATATAAAATAAATTTAAGGTATGAATGTATCATCTAAAGACTTTACTTTTCTCCAACATTTAATTAAAATATCACTAACGTTTTAAATATAAAGATCAAACGATAGGAGTTTAAAATGAGACAAGAAAAGATCAGTAAGATGCCATTTAACAAAGTAGTAGATCGAAGATTAAAGGTGTTTTGGGTAATTCAAAAGTTGCAACATAATTATTTCACAAATAAGAGAAGGTATTCTTTAAGAAATGTTGTAATGATGGTAAATTCAATTTTAGAAAAAAAAGGATTTAAAACAGTAACAAAAAGGACTATACAAAGCGATATTAAAAACTTTGAAGAAATTGGTCTGTTAAAAATCGACTTTAACCCACTTGGAAAAAACAATGGTAGTTTTACTTACTATATAATCAACAAAACTCTTGAAAAAATAGCTAATAAAGCAATAAGCAAAGCTTATTTCATTCAAAGGAAAAAAAACATAGATCACGCAAGAGATAATGCTATTAAAAAAGACAAATTGAAAGAACAAAATCAACAATTCAAAATTTCACATCAGATATTTTCACATCTTTTAGGTTATATAAAAAGTAAATACAATAAATATAAGAATTCTGGTTTGCAAGACACCAAAACCAAAGAGAAAAAATTAGAGAAAATCATACTACAGAAGTTTGTGAGGATAAAAAATGAAGACCTAAATGAAATGAAAAACATTGTAAAAACACAGATAAGCTATAAAAATACACTATGGAACTTAAAGGACTTCATGGAAGAATTAAGAGAATATAATGAAGATGATGCGGTAAGTTTTTTTAAAACCATACTCAGAAAAAAGAAAGATAAAATATGGTTCATGTCAAAAAGAAATATAAATACGGACTTTAACATAATGATAGGAGAATTTAAAGACAAAAATAAAACTAAAGCACAAAAATTACATCAAGATCGAGAAAAAATAAGGAAACCAAAGATGAACTATATAGATAATCCGAATGAAATAGTGAAGGCTAGCGAATTGATAATGGAAATTATGAAAACAAGGTTACTGGTTTCTAATTAGGGAAATATGAAAAAAGTGGAAAAGGCAATATATGAGTTAAAAGCGAGATTGATGGCAAGAAAGTCAGAACTGGATCAGGAACGTAAAAAATTTTTTAAAAAGATAGAAGAAAAAAACTATAAAAAAATGTACCATACAAAAATTTTCAGTATGATAAATAATTTCGAAGCAAGACCAAATAAAGGTAAATTTTGGTTATGTTTTAGGAATGTTTTCGATCCCAATAAATATGAAAGTCTTCATTTATTTCATATGAGACAAGGAGATAAATTTATAGGAATTTACTATGGATTTACAAAGTTACCAAAACCATTTATTATAAATTACAAGGAAAATGAAGTAAAAAAGACATCTAGAATAATAAAAATTTATTACATTGAATTTAGATTTAAAAAGGGAAGTGTTTTTTGTTATCTGAGAAGTTTACATACACTGTTGAAATCAAAAAATAAGGAAAGGATGTTTTACAATTCTTTGTTAGATAGAACTTTAAGATTGGAGAGGGAAGTCCACCAATTTTATGGAAAAGAATATCTTGAAGACAGAGGAATATTAAGATGGATAAAAGAAAACCAAAGATAATTACCATAGCCTCAATCAAGGGAGGTGTCGGTAAAAGTACAACAGCTTTGTTTTTTAGTAATATTCTTTCAAGTAAAAAATACAAAACACTATTAATTGATCTAGATCCACAAGCCAGTGGTACGAGTTTTTACATTAATCTTATAAAGAGTCAAAATATAGATATAAAGAAAGTTAATATATACAGAGTGTTAAAAAAAGAATTGGATATCGAAAATTCAGTTGTAAAGATCAATGAAAATCTTGATTTTATAGCAAGTCACTTGACTTTAAGTCAGTTTAATGAAGAGAGTATCTCCTTAAAGGAAAGTCTACTTAAAATATTCTTAAGTTATATACAACACAGGTATAATTTCATAATTATGGATACAGCTCCGACGTTAGGAAGTTTACTAAATAATAGTTTAATAGTCACTGATTATCTTATCATCCCTTTACCAACCGATCAGTGGGCGATTGAGAGTGTAGATTTAATAACTAACAGATTGAGGGATATATTTAGAAGTGAATTACCAACATTTTATTTAGTAACGAACCTGATTGAAAGGCAAACCATAGATAAAGAATTAAAAGAATTTATTGAGAATGAGTATAAGGAAAAATTTTTAGGTAGTGTTCCAAAGCGAGATAATTTGAGAAAAACTATTTTTCACAGAGTTGATTTTAATTCAAATGAAGACTACTACAAAGCTTATAAAGAAATATTAGAAAACTTTTTAAGTAGGATTGATAATTAGTTCCAAATGGAACTATTAGTTCCATTTGGAACAGGTTTGATGAGGTATGCGATGAATAAGAATAGAAAAATAGAGATAGTTAAAAGAATTGATTTAGAAACATGTAATTTCAAGACTTTAAACAAGACAAGAGAAGAGAGATATTTAGAATTAAAAGAAAAGCTTAAGATTTTAATAAAAGAGGAATCCTATAATAAAATAGAAACAGCTAGGGTCTTGAAAGAAATTAATGAAAGTAAGTACTATGCTCTTGATGGATATAAAAGTTTTACAGCTTTTATCAAGAGCTATAAAATAGCAAAAACTTCCATATATAGATATATTAAGCTAGTTATAGGCATTGATAGTGGTAAAATTGATTATGATTTAATTTTAAGTAAAGGTGTAGATTATGCAATTAAAGTCTTAGAAAATAATAATGTCATTAGTGAAAATAATGTCAACTCTTTAAAACTTTTAAGGTTGCAACTAGATGATGAAGAGAGTTTCTATTTTTATAAGTCCAACACAAAATTTGCTAGTTTTTTGCTTAAGGAAATATATAAAAATGAGAAAGATTTTTTTAATAAGATGCATGATAAATATGATAGTCTGAAAGTACAGTAAATCCATTGTGTGTTAATTAGATATTTATATTGTTTTAGTAAAATACAAAGTTTGTGATAATATTTTTTTAAAATAGCATAAAAACTTTTGAAAAAGACTTTACAAAAAGATAAAATAGTTTATAATTATTCTATAGACTGAGATTTAAAGTCTCACTCTTATTGTTTGATTAGAATAATAGGTTGGCTACAGTAGGTAGCCTTTGTCATTTTATCTTAAATATATAGATTTTGGGTTTTTATATTTTGTTTCGGTTTTCATATATGGTGTTTAATTTTAAGTGAAGTGTTTATTTTAAAAAGAGCTATATATCTTGTATGTTGATTATTTGATTTACAGGATATCTTTTATTTCTTTGTAAGAATTTGTTCTTAATTTTACATTAATCTTGCTTTGAAGGTTGCTTTTTTGTAAGTAAATTTTATTGATTGATAAAGATAATAAAAGAGCTTTAAAACTAACGTTAAGAAATATATCGTTAATTTTAAAGCTTTGATTATTATTTTTGAGTATTTTCTTTGTTAGGATGTCGTTTTTGGGTATATTGCTTTTCAGTTGCGTTTAATTTTAAAAGAAAATCTCTAATTTTGGCTTTATTGACTTGCAATGTTTCTAAACCGACTTGGATTTTAATATCTTCTTTGTTATATACATATTCATCTTCATTGAGAACTTTCTCTAGTATAGTTTTGTTTAAGCTGAAAGAGGAGGTGTTGACCCATTTTCCAAATGAAGATTTATTATCGTATTCATAGCTTGTTTTACCTTCTATTTTAGTGCCATCTGGTAGTGTTAATGGAGTTTGTTTGATTATGCTATGGTTTCTTAATTTAGTATACAAAAATATTTGTGTTGTGTTGTTTTGATAGTCAACTACACCTTTTAATTCTAAGTTTTTGCTTAAATATTGATATATTCTTATTGTTTTGTTGATTTTATCATGTTCGACTTGCAAGGAAGAACACGCTGTAAGTAAAAAAATTAGTAAAATTTTTGTTAACTTTAGGTCTTTGAAAGAATATAACACATTTCCCCCTTTTAATACTATATATGGTATATTGTTTGCTATTTACGGGTTTTGTAAATATAAATAGCAATTATTTTATATTTTAGTGTTTAAACATTATACTTTAATAAATTTGAAAAACAAGGTGATTAATTTTAAATTAAAATTTAATGAAAATTTGGTAAAGTTGTGATTGTATTTAACTTGTTCACAAAGAATTCTTTTTTTTTCTTCTGATGACATTATCTGTGTTTTTTTCTTGGAGAAAGGTTTTAAGGAAAAAAAGATAAAATTCTAATTTTTAGCAAGAAATGAAAGTAGTGATTTTATCTTAAAATTTTTTAAAAAAAATTGAAAAATCGAATTTTTGAAATAAAATTTTAGGTTAATAAGGAGGCACGTAATAATGAAAAGAATTACTTTAAGTGCGTTATTAATGACTTTATTTTTACTCTTATCTTGTAATAATTCAGCTACTACTCCTAAAGAAGGGCAAGCTGCTAAGCCTGATGGCACAATCCTTGACCTAGCTACAATAACTAAAAACATTACCGATGCTGTTGCTTTTGCTAAGAGTGTTAAAGACGTTCATACTTTAGTTAAATCCATTGATGAGCTTGCTAAAGCTATCGGGAAAAAAATTGGTGCCAATGGTCTTGAAACTGATGCTGATAAGAATGCAAAATTAATTTCAGGAGCATATAGTGTAATATCAGCTGTAGATACTAAATTAGCATCATTAGAAAAAAAAGTTGGAATTTCTGATGACTTAAAGGGAAAAATTACTACTGTTAAGAATGCAAGTACATCCTTTTTAACCAAGGCTAAATCAAAGACAGCTGATCTTGGTAAAGATGATGTTAAGGATGCTGATGCGAAGACAGCTATAGATATAGCAGATACTGGAGCCAAGGATAAAGGCGCGGAAGAGCTTATTAAACTCAATACAGCAATTGATGCTTTGTTAACTTCTGCTGAAGCTGCAGTAACAGCTGCAATAAATGCGCTTTCAACTCCTGCTAAGTCAGCATCTACTGTTCAATCTAACTAAGGATAAACAAGTTAATTTATTATTATAAGATTACTTTTTAATTAATCGTAATTATCTGATAAAATAAAGTCTATAAATAATAAGCTAGGAGTTTTTTTCTCTTAGCTTTTTTTGTTTCTTTATTCTTTCTCTACTTGCTTTACTACTTTATTATACTTCTTTAGATTTCTTATGATTACTTATTAATTTTAGATTTATATTTATGTATTGTTTTTATCTTGTTTTATTACTTAATAATAACTTCTATTTTTTATTTTTACTTCTTAGCTGTGGCAGTGGGAGTGCTAAGGTGGAAGATCCTAAAACCACATTCTTAAACTCTATTGCTAATTTGGGTAAAGGTTTCTTAGATGTTTTTACTTCCTTTTCTGATATGGTTGCTGGCGCTTTTGGTATTAAAGCTGACACTAAGAAATCTGATATTGGTCAGTATTTCACTGATATTGAAAAGACTATGACATCTGTTAAAAAGAAATTACGAGATGAAGTTGTTACGAATGGGAATTACTCAAAACTTAAATCTGTTGTTGATACATTTATCACTAACACATTAGACAAGATTGCAGAAGGAGCTAAAG
The Borrelia turicatae 91E135 DNA segment above includes these coding regions:
- a CDS encoding DUF226 domain-containing protein, with the protein product MKKVEKAIYELKARLMARKSELDQERKKFFKKIEEKNYKKMYHTKIFSMINNFEARPNKGKFWLCFRNVFDPNKYESLHLFHMRQGDKFIGIYYGFTKLPKPFIINYKENEVKKTSRIIKIYYIEFRFKKGSVFCYLRSLHTLLKSKNKERMFYNSLLDRTLRLEREVHQFYGKEYLEDRGILRWIKENQR
- a CDS encoding ParA family protein; translation: MDKRKPKIITIASIKGGVGKSTTALFFSNILSSKKYKTLLIDLDPQASGTSFYINLIKSQNIDIKKVNIYRVLKKELDIENSVVKINENLDFIASHLTLSQFNEESISLKESLLKIFLSYIQHRYNFIIMDTAPTLGSLLNNSLIVTDYLIIPLPTDQWAIESVDLITNRLRDIFRSELPTFYLVTNLIERQTIDKELKEFIENEYKEKFLGSVPKRDNLRKTIFHRVDFNSNEDYYKAYKEILENFLSRIDN
- a CDS encoding chromosome replication/partitioning protein yields the protein MNKNRKIEIVKRIDLETCNFKTLNKTREERYLELKEKLKILIKEESYNKIETARVLKEINESKYYALDGYKSFTAFIKSYKIAKTSIYRYIKLVIGIDSGKIDYDLILSKGVDYAIKVLENNNVISENNVNSLKLLRLQLDDEESFYFYKSNTKFASFLLKEIYKNEKDFFNKMHDKYDSLKVQ
- a CDS encoding oligopeptide permease-like protein, which translates into the protein MLYSFKDLKLTKILLIFLLTACSSLQVEHDKINKTIRIYQYLSKNLELKGVVDYQNNTTQIFLYTKLRNHSIIKQTPLTLPDGTKIEGKTSYEYDNKSSFGKWVNTSSFSLNKTILEKVLNEDEYVYNKEDIKIQVGLETLQVNKAKIRDFLLKLNATEKQYTQKRHPNKENTQK
- a CDS encoding Vsp/OspC family lipoprotein: MKRITLSALLMTLFLLLSCNNSATTPKEGQAAKPDGTILDLATITKNITDAVAFAKSVKDVHTLVKSIDELAKAIGKKIGANGLETDADKNAKLISGAYSVISAVDTKLASLEKKVGISDDLKGKITTVKNASTSFLTKAKSKTADLGKDDVKDADAKTAIDIADTGAKDKGAEELIKLNTAIDALLTSAEAAVTAAINALSTPAKSASTVQSN